A single Candidatus Limnocylindrales bacterium DNA region contains:
- the glmS gene encoding glutamine--fructose-6-phosphate transaminase (isomerizing), which translates to MCGIVGYVGHRRAENVLIGGLRKLEYRGYDSAGLATQVDGNIDVRRAVGKLDNLQALLDGEPLQGSVGIGHTRWATHGKPSERNAHPHRAGDVVVIHNGIIENYVGLREELAAAGCRMCSDTDTEVIGHLIDLECRGGKSLSEATRAAIARLRGSFAIVVLSASEPGRLIAAKNATPVVVGLGDGENLVASDVPALLDYTREVIFLEDGEMAEVTAESVRIRTFDGEAVDRAPRRITWDPVTAQKGGYKHFLLKEIHEQPTAMIDTLRGRLDQDACTVTLGELNELEAGLDAIERIAVVACGTAWHAGLIGKYAIERLVRLPVDVDYGSEYRYRNPVLDERTLMIVVSQSGETADTLAAVEAAHERGARVLAICNVVDSSIARKADYVLYTHAGPEISVASTKAFTTQLCAFYMLAVWLGRRVGDLSQEEEARYVQAMVELPMHVEAALRCEADIARLSRQISTASDVLYLGRGVNFPVALEGALKLKEISYIHAEGYPSGEMKHGPIALIDETLPVVVIIPKDEVYEKTLSNLMEVQSRGGRILAVTDDADAELTRIAEWVVTVPATESLLMPAVLTVPLQLLSYYVAVERGTDVDQPRNLAKSVTVE; encoded by the coding sequence ATGTGCGGGATCGTCGGATACGTCGGCCACCGGCGCGCCGAGAACGTGCTGATCGGCGGTCTGCGCAAGCTCGAGTATCGCGGCTACGACAGCGCCGGGCTGGCCACGCAGGTCGACGGCAACATCGACGTCCGGCGTGCCGTCGGCAAGCTCGACAACCTGCAGGCGCTGCTCGACGGCGAGCCGCTGCAGGGAAGCGTGGGCATCGGCCACACGCGCTGGGCCACGCACGGCAAGCCCTCCGAGCGCAACGCGCATCCGCACCGCGCCGGCGACGTGGTCGTCATCCACAACGGCATCATCGAGAACTATGTCGGGCTGCGCGAGGAGCTGGCGGCGGCCGGCTGCAGGATGTGCTCGGACACCGACACCGAAGTCATCGGTCACCTGATCGACCTGGAGTGCCGCGGCGGCAAGTCCCTGTCCGAGGCCACGCGGGCGGCCATCGCGCGGCTGCGCGGATCGTTCGCGATCGTGGTGCTGTCGGCGAGCGAGCCGGGGCGGCTGATCGCGGCCAAGAACGCCACGCCTGTTGTGGTGGGCCTCGGCGACGGCGAGAACCTCGTCGCCTCCGACGTTCCGGCGCTGCTCGACTACACGCGCGAGGTCATCTTTCTCGAAGACGGCGAGATGGCCGAGGTGACCGCGGAGTCGGTGCGGATCCGCACGTTTGACGGAGAGGCGGTCGACCGCGCGCCACGGCGGATCACGTGGGATCCCGTCACGGCGCAGAAAGGCGGCTACAAGCATTTCCTGCTCAAGGAGATCCACGAGCAGCCGACCGCCATGATCGACACGCTGCGAGGCCGCCTGGACCAGGATGCCTGTACGGTCACGCTCGGAGAGCTGAACGAGCTCGAGGCGGGGCTCGACGCGATCGAGCGCATCGCCGTCGTCGCGTGCGGTACGGCCTGGCATGCCGGCCTGATCGGCAAGTACGCCATCGAGCGGCTGGTCCGCCTGCCCGTCGACGTCGATTACGGCAGCGAGTACCGCTACCGCAATCCAGTCCTGGATGAGCGCACTCTGATGATCGTGGTGTCGCAGTCCGGGGAGACCGCCGACACGCTGGCAGCGGTGGAGGCGGCGCACGAGCGCGGCGCCAGGGTGCTCGCGATCTGCAACGTCGTCGACTCCTCCATCGCGCGCAAGGCCGACTACGTCCTGTACACGCACGCGGGTCCCGAGATCAGCGTGGCCAGCACGAAGGCCTTCACCACCCAGCTCTGCGCTTTCTACATGCTCGCGGTGTGGCTGGGGCGACGCGTCGGCGATCTCTCGCAGGAAGAGGAAGCGCGCTACGTGCAGGCCATGGTCGAGCTGCCCATGCACGTGGAGGCGGCGCTACGCTGCGAGGCCGACATTGCCAGGCTGTCGCGGCAGATCTCGACGGCCTCCGATGTCCTCTACCTCGGCCGCGGCGTGAACTTCCCCGTGGCCCTCGAGGGGGCGCTCAAGCTCAAGGAGATCTCGTACATCCACGCCGAGGGCTATCCTTCCGGCGAGATGAAGCACGGCCCCATCGCGCTCATCGACGAGACGCTGCCGGTGGTCGTCATCATCCCCAAGGACGAGGTCTACGAGAAGACGCTCAGCAACCTGATGGAGGTGCAGTCCCGCGGCGGGCGCATCCTGGCCGTCACCGACGATGCCGACGCCGAGCTGACTCGCATTGCCGAGTGGGTCGTGACGGTGCCGGCGACCGAGAGCCTGCTGATGCCGGCAGTGCTGACGGTGCCCCTGCAGCTTCTGTCCTATTACGTCGCCGTCGAGCGCGGCACCGACGTCGACCAGCCGCGCAACCTGGCCAAGAGCGTCACCGTCGAGTAG
- a CDS encoding pilus assembly protein TadG-related protein: MSLTTDRKEGSPSGPALPGTGGTVDPVFAERRGERGIVTMLALGGGIALLAMAALVMDVGYIVLTRTQLQSIADAGAASGGRELGRVYDEMGNKDYRKYTLTAADKARILANINEFSQQNYAAGKSVDIAAADVVIGTWNKQTGAVTATDTGADAVQIRARRDETVNGAVSTLLASVVGVDTFKVSASAAAAGVASVSSIPAGKADIPVGISKAWFTAKDSPCGTDSAIRFHPTNSTIGCAGWHTFNDPSHSASTLRKIIEGLEDGTYTAPAVVAGSTYFNFTGGTVSSAYDEFEDLYKAKRDAANNWRVLVPVYDSDGCGNPSGFTKIIGFARARIYSVTKQQIDANVECDIIDFGSSENTTYYGMAVAKPRTIQ; the protein is encoded by the coding sequence ATGAGCCTGACCACAGACCGCAAAGAGGGCTCCCCGTCAGGGCCGGCGCTTCCAGGCACGGGAGGAACCGTCGATCCGGTGTTCGCCGAGCGCCGCGGCGAGCGTGGCATCGTGACGATGCTGGCGCTCGGAGGCGGCATCGCGCTGCTGGCAATGGCGGCGCTCGTCATGGACGTCGGCTACATCGTCCTGACCAGAACGCAGTTGCAGAGCATCGCCGACGCCGGCGCGGCCTCCGGCGGTCGCGAGCTCGGCCGCGTCTACGACGAAATGGGGAACAAGGACTACCGCAAGTACACCCTGACCGCCGCCGACAAGGCCCGCATTCTGGCCAACATCAACGAATTCTCCCAGCAGAACTACGCCGCCGGCAAGAGCGTCGACATCGCCGCCGCCGACGTCGTCATCGGCACGTGGAACAAGCAGACCGGCGCCGTCACCGCGACCGACACCGGCGCCGACGCCGTACAGATCCGTGCGCGCCGCGACGAAACCGTCAACGGCGCCGTCTCGACGCTGCTGGCCAGCGTGGTGGGAGTCGACACGTTCAAGGTGTCCGCCTCGGCGGCGGCGGCGGGCGTTGCATCCGTATCGTCCATCCCGGCGGGCAAGGCCGACATTCCGGTAGGAATCTCCAAGGCCTGGTTTACCGCCAAGGACTCCCCCTGCGGAACCGACTCGGCGATCCGCTTCCACCCCACCAACAGCACCATCGGTTGCGCCGGCTGGCACACCTTCAACGATCCCAGCCACAGCGCCAGCACCCTGCGCAAGATCATCGAGGGGCTGGAGGATGGCACCTACACGGCGCCGGCGGTGGTTGCCGGCTCCACGTATTTCAACTTCACCGGCGGAACGGTCTCCTCGGCCTATGACGAGTTCGAGGACCTGTACAAGGCGAAAAGGGACGCGGCCAACAACTGGCGCGTGCTCGTACCGGTCTACGACAGCGACGGCTGCGGCAACCCGAGCGGCTTCACCAAGATCATCGGGTTCGCGCGGGCTCGCATCTACAGCGTCACCAAGCAGCAGATCGACGCCAACGTCGAGTGCGACATCATCGACTTCGGCAGCAGCGAGAACACCACGTACTACGGCATGGCCGTGGCCAAGCCACGTACGATCCAGTAG
- a CDS encoding thiolase family protein: protein MREAVIVASKRTGLAKSYRGSFNATRPDEMASHVIKAALEQVPQLDAKEVEDVILGCGFPEGAQGMNVARIAALGAGMPETVAATTVNRFCSSGLQAIAMAAHQIQEGADAAIGGGVESITMGQGKMNADGIVSGRVMEMWPGVYMGMGETAEVVAERYNISREDQDAFALRSQQRTAAAQQNGIFKDEIVPMATRFARKGNDGNMEMVETVVDKDECNRPSTTLDGLASLPPSFRQTGTVTAGNASQLSDGASATILMSGDRARQLGIEPLGIYRGFAVAGCRPEEMGIGPVFAVPKLLQRAGLKISDIDIVELNEAFASQLLYCMRTLGISDEQINPNGGSIAIGHPYGMTGSRMTGHILYELRRRGGKYGIVTMCIGGGQGMAALFEAC from the coding sequence CGCACTGGCCTTGCCAAATCGTACCGCGGGTCGTTCAACGCGACGCGCCCGGACGAAATGGCCAGTCACGTCATCAAGGCCGCGCTCGAGCAGGTCCCGCAGCTCGATGCCAAGGAAGTCGAGGACGTCATCCTCGGCTGCGGCTTCCCCGAAGGCGCGCAGGGAATGAACGTGGCGCGCATCGCCGCCCTCGGCGCCGGCATGCCCGAGACCGTTGCCGCCACCACCGTCAACCGCTTCTGCTCTTCGGGCCTGCAGGCGATCGCGATGGCCGCCCACCAGATCCAGGAAGGCGCCGATGCCGCCATCGGCGGCGGCGTCGAGTCGATCACGATGGGCCAGGGCAAGATGAACGCGGACGGCATCGTCAGCGGCCGCGTCATGGAAATGTGGCCCGGCGTCTACATGGGCATGGGCGAGACGGCCGAGGTCGTGGCCGAGCGCTACAACATCTCGCGCGAGGACCAGGACGCGTTTGCGCTGCGCAGCCAGCAGCGCACGGCGGCGGCGCAGCAGAACGGCATCTTCAAGGACGAGATCGTGCCGATGGCGACCAGGTTCGCCAGGAAGGGCAACGACGGCAACATGGAGATGGTCGAGACGGTGGTCGACAAGGACGAGTGCAATCGCCCGAGCACGACGCTGGACGGACTGGCCTCGCTTCCGCCGTCGTTCCGTCAGACCGGCACGGTCACCGCCGGCAACGCCAGCCAGCTCAGCGACGGCGCCTCGGCAACCATCCTCATGTCGGGCGATCGCGCCAGGCAGCTCGGCATCGAGCCGCTCGGCATCTATCGCGGCTTTGCCGTGGCCGGCTGCCGACCCGAGGAGATGGGCATCGGTCCGGTCTTCGCCGTGCCGAAGCTGCTGCAGCGCGCCGGCCTGAAGATCTCCGACATCGACATCGTCGAGCTCAACGAGGCGTTCGCCAGCCAGCTTCTGTACTGCATGCGCACGCTGGGCATCAGCGACGAGCAGATCAATCCGAACGGCGGCTCGATCGCGATCGGTCATCCTTACGGCATGACGGGCTCGCGCATGACCGGCCACATCCTGTACGAGCTGCGCCGTCGCGGCGGCAAGTACGGCATCGTCACCATGTGCATCGGCGGCGGCCAGGGAATGGCTGCGCTGTTCGAGGCCTGCTGA
- the glmU gene encoding bifunctional UDP-N-acetylglucosamine diphosphorylase/glucosamine-1-phosphate N-acetyltransferase GlmU: MTRQSKPSPKRSRPLAAVVLAAGQGKRMRSSLAKVLHEVAGRPLILHVLQSAAALSPSPIIVVVGHQGDAVRAVVGEGVTTVLQSEQLGTGHAVMQARPALEGFDGDVLVLCGDVPLLRSETMQELVLEHRAAGAKVTVLSAKVEDPTGYGRIVRGKGQGELRIVEDADAAEEETMIDEINTGTYCFDAQFLLRELDRLGRDNAQGEYYLTDLVEIASNQGAAACATLEEGEEGLGVNSRADLARVESLLQERLILDWMDQGVTFLDPPSTMLSVDVRIGADTVVGPTVRLSGATVIGERCVLEGSTFLRDTRVGDGALVRWGVVADRATIGAGAKVGPYAHLRPEADLGEQVHIGNFVEVKKASIGARSKANHLAYIGDASVGEDANIGAGTITCNYDGFRKHRTVIGDRVQIGSDTQLVAPVTVGADSYIAAGSTITKDVAPGSLAFNDKPQRGRDGWVEAFRARQKAKEKK; this comes from the coding sequence CTGCAGTCGGCAGCCGCGCTGTCGCCTTCGCCCATCATCGTCGTCGTCGGTCATCAAGGCGATGCGGTACGCGCGGTCGTCGGCGAGGGCGTGACGACCGTCCTTCAGAGCGAGCAGCTCGGCACCGGACATGCCGTCATGCAGGCGAGGCCGGCTCTCGAAGGCTTCGACGGCGACGTGCTGGTGCTGTGCGGCGACGTTCCGCTGCTGCGCAGCGAGACGATGCAGGAGCTGGTGCTCGAGCATCGCGCGGCCGGCGCCAAGGTGACGGTGCTCAGCGCGAAGGTGGAGGATCCGACCGGCTACGGGCGCATCGTTCGCGGCAAAGGTCAGGGCGAGCTTCGCATCGTCGAGGACGCCGACGCGGCCGAAGAAGAGACGATGATCGACGAGATCAACACCGGCACCTACTGCTTCGACGCCCAGTTCCTCCTGCGCGAGCTGGACCGGCTCGGGCGCGACAACGCACAGGGCGAGTACTATCTGACCGATCTGGTGGAGATCGCTTCCAATCAAGGCGCCGCGGCATGCGCGACGCTGGAGGAAGGGGAGGAAGGCCTCGGCGTCAACAGCCGCGCCGATCTCGCCCGCGTCGAGAGCCTGCTGCAGGAGCGCCTGATCCTGGATTGGATGGACCAGGGCGTGACGTTCCTCGATCCGCCGTCGACGATGCTGTCGGTGGACGTCCGCATCGGGGCCGACACGGTCGTCGGTCCGACCGTACGCCTTTCGGGCGCAACCGTGATCGGCGAGCGATGCGTTCTGGAAGGCTCGACGTTTTTGCGCGATACGCGGGTAGGCGACGGCGCGCTGGTGCGGTGGGGAGTGGTCGCCGACCGCGCGACCATCGGCGCGGGCGCCAAGGTCGGGCCCTATGCGCATCTGCGGCCGGAGGCCGACCTCGGCGAGCAGGTGCACATCGGCAACTTCGTCGAGGTCAAGAAGGCGAGCATCGGCGCGCGCAGCAAGGCCAACCACCTCGCCTACATCGGCGACGCCAGCGTAGGCGAGGACGCCAACATCGGCGCCGGCACCATCACCTGCAACTACGACGGCTTCCGCAAGCACCGCACCGTCATCGGCGACCGCGTGCAGATCGGAAGCGACACCCAGCTGGTCGCTCCGGTCACCGTCGGCGCCGACAGCTACATCGCCGCCGGCTCCACCATCACCAAGGATGTCGCGCCCGGCTCGCTCGCGTTCAACGACAAGCCGCAGCGCGGGCGAGATGGCTGGGTCGAAGCGTTTCGCGCGCGTCAGAAGGCCAAGGAGAAGAAGTAG